The following are encoded together in the Vigna angularis cultivar LongXiaoDou No.4 chromosome 9, ASM1680809v1, whole genome shotgun sequence genome:
- the LOC108346537 gene encoding FCS-Like Zinc finger 8, giving the protein MMSPTSILNSNPFSGFKNPFWFETNSPKTPGGEHKRHWDRLDSKGVGLGLVHALVDEEKQIEVSSKHESRMVVFGSQLKIQIPPLSTTESSKFVAEKGNFSHGSLCMGKSASGGANSQRMFMGCFSANEMELSEDYTRMISVKSSTSISNRIK; this is encoded by the coding sequence ATGATGAGCCCTACCTCCATACTTAACAGCAATCCTTTCTCCGGTTTCAAGAACCCTTTTTGGTTCGAAACAAACAGCCCTAAAACCCCAGGAGGTGAACACAAGCGTCACTGGGACAGACTAGATTCTAAAGGTGTTGGTCTTGGCCTAGTGCATGCTCTTGTCGACGAAGAGAAACAGATTGAAGTGAGTTCGAAACATGAGAGTCGAATGGTTGTTTTTGGATCTCAGCTTAAGATTCAGATTCCTCCACTGTCTACAACTGAATCATCCAAATTTGTAGCAGAGAAGGGAAATTTTTCCCATGGGAGTCTGTGTATGGGAAAATCTGCATCAGGAGGTGCTAATTCTCAGCGGATGTTTATGGGATGTTTCTCTGCCAACGAAATGGAACTCTCTGAGGATTACACTCGTATGATTTCTGTTAAGAGCTCGACAAGTatatcgaatcgtatcaagtaa